From a single Xyrauchen texanus isolate HMW12.3.18 chromosome 26, RBS_HiC_50CHRs, whole genome shotgun sequence genomic region:
- the LOC127619662 gene encoding uncharacterized protein LOC127619662, producing MFAYVKYIEDGCKEIVPISYIKDFDLNVSDLTKTYWVRWQEKFFKGQILFLKESREEIEEELATGKRVRVRLLKETTPPRSRSEAEDAKATHTNQKKAAEEAKQNNLLTLLKERKIRRKQSPLCPTPSKIMRAHTLSDSLSEEDDDDDGGGVVPEKLFEEAKKKQQLYIKKINNMSLQLQETKNKLEEQEKLRTEIEAENKELCSLNMQLQQQLLKALKSSSTAKCSDPGAPSPKETLQKSGCLNEVEPSVSSEGDEIHLGRCSSAQRGLVKDTKQHAGFLICEGVGSGNLGH from the exons atgttcgCCTATGTGAAATATATAGAGGACGGGTGTAAAGAAATCGTCCCCATATCCTACATTAAGGACTTTGACCTCAACGTTAGTGACCTCACTAAAACTTACTGGGTGCGCTGGCAAGAGAAGTTTTTCAAGGGACAAATATTGTTCCTAAAGG AGTCCAGAGAAGAGATCGAGGAGGAACTGGCCACGGGTAAGCGGGTCCGTGTGAGACTTCTGAAGGAGACCACGCCTCCACGGTCGCGCTCTGAGGCGGAGGACGCCAAAGCAACACAT ACAAATCAGAAAAAAGCTGCAGAAGAGGCCAAACAAAATAATCTCTTAACCTTgctaaaagagagaaaaattagAAGAAAACAGTCTCCACTCTGCCCAACTCCAAGCAAGATAATGAGAGCTCATACCCTGTCTGACTCATTGTCagaagaggatgatgatgatgatggtggtggggTTGTACCAGAAAAACTTTTTGAGGAGGCTAAAAAGAAGCAACAgctctacataaaaaaaataaacaatatgtctCTGCAACTGCAGGAAACTAAAAACAA GTTAGAGGAGCAGGAGAAACTCAGAACAGAAATTGAGGCAGAGAATAAAGAACTATGTTCTCTAAACATGCAATTGCAGCAACAATTGCTGAAGGCACTGAAATCCTCATCAACAGCAAAGTGCAGTG ACCCTGGAGCCCCAAGCCCAAAGGAGACCTTACAAA AGTCTGGCTGTTTGAATGAGGTGGAACCCTCTGTATCTTCAGAAGGAGATGAG ATTCATTTGGGGAGATGTTCGAGTGCGCAGAGAGGCCTGGTCAAGGATACAAAACAGCACGCGGGATTCCTTATTTGTGAAGGAGTTGGCAGTGGCAATCTGGGGCACTAA